AATGTGCCATCGGATTTTATGCGTTTATTGTCACGGTTGGGATGCTTGGAATGATTTTTGCACCGCAATTAGGTAGTGGTGAGACGAAAATATTGGCAAAGACATTTGAAAAAAATACCGCACTGGCTGCAAAGACACGTTATGGCGAAGAAAATCGAACAATGGTCATTAATAATATCGAGGGACTCGATCAACAAGTGAAATTATATGCCAATGCACTAGATATTACTTTTGTGGGTGATTCCTTACTATTAGCTTCGACTAAGGAAATACTAGACGTCTTTCCCAAAGCGGTTATTGATGTTCAAGAAGGGCGTCAATTATATGCGAGTGTCGAGACTATTGAAAAATTAAAACAAGATAATCGATTGAAACAGACGGTTGTTACATTGGTCGGATTAAATGGCACCTTTACACAAGGTCAAATCAATGACTATATTGAAGCAATTGGTGAAGATCATCTGGTATATTTTGTATTGGTAGGTACGAATCTCTCGTGGTCGAAGCAATTAAATGACCAGTTAATGCAGGCGACACAACGATTTGGTAATGTTCGCATTATCGATTGGTCGTCAATGATTAATTCCCATCCAAGTTGGCTTCTGGATGATTTCCATCCAAATGAAACAGGCTCACTTGAATTAGCGAAATTAATTGCTAGTGAATTGTACCGCCAACGCTAAAGAATGATGTAGGATGAAAAAAATAGTGCGAGCGCGGGCGCTATGCCTCGAACCACTGGAACAAAAAGCGCAGGAGTACATAAGTACTCTAAGCGTTTTGTGAAGTGGATGTCGAGGCAGCCCAAGCGAGCCAAAAATTAGGAGCAGAATTGAATGAAATTATTATTTTTAGGAACAGGTGCAGGTGTTCCTGCCAAGAGTCGTAATGTTAGTTCGCTAGCATTAAAGCTACTAGATGAATTAAATGAAACATGGCTTTTTGATTGTGGTGAAGCCACACAACATAAAATTTTAGAAACCACATTAAAACCGCGTAAAATATCAAATATTTTTATTACGCACTTACATGGTGATCATATCTTTGGTTTACCTGGCTTTTTAAGCAGTCGTTCATTTCAAGGTGGTGACGGTGATCCACTAACGATTTATGGACCCACAGGTATTCGTCAATTTATTCAATCTGCTTTACGTTTTTCAAAATCACGTTTATCATATCGCATTAAATTTATTGAATTAGAAGATAATGGTGGCGTACTAGATTTATCAAACGGTTGGAAGGTTAAATACTTACCGTTAAATCATGGTGTACAATGTTTTGGTTACCGTATTATTGAGCCGGATGCTCAAGGAGAGTTACTCATTGATTTACTCGAACCGTATAATATTCCCAATGGACCAATTTTTGGACAATTAAAACGCGGTGAAACTGTCACGCTTAGCGATGGCACTGTGTTGGATGGCAAACAATTTATTGGACCAGACCGCAAAGGACGTATTGTTACGATTTTAGGGGATACGCGTCCATGTGATAATTTAAATATTTTAGCGAAAAATGCAGATGTTTTAGTCCATGAAGCTACCTATGAGGGGAACGAAGCGCAATTAGCCGCTGCTCATTATCACTCAACGAATGTACAAGCAGCGACCGTTGCGAAAAATGCACATGCAAAACAATTGTATTTAAATCATATTAGTGCAAGGTATTTAGGTAAAGAAGCTAAACAATTAGAGTTTGAAGCGAAAAAAGTATTTGACAATACACATTTAGTTTATGACTTACAAGAATATGATGTTCCAGTGAAAATATAGAGTGTGCGTTAATATAACACTTCAAACATTGTAAAATTTGGTGTGAGTGAAAGTGCGAGACATCCGTCTACGAAAGATAAGACGAGGAGGAATATTCGGATGAAAGGCAAACATATTTTAATTACGGGTGCTTCAAGTGGTATTGGCGAAGCAGTGGCAAAAAAAGCTGCGGCACAAGGTGCCAACTTAACATTGGTAGCACGTAATACGAAAAAATTAACACGATTAGCTAAAGATTTAGCAGCACAATATGATACAACTACTTTAGTAGTAAAATGTGATATGTCTGACCCTAAACAAATTGAACGCATGGTCAAAAAATCTGTGCATCGATTTAAAAATATTGACGTGCTGATGAATTGTGCTGGATACGGAACATTTAAAGAAGCCATTGAATTTACGTATGATGAGATTGTTGAAATGTTTAAAGTAAATACCTTTGGTATGATGCATTTAGCCAACTTAGCAGTCCTCCATATGAAACGTGGCAGCCGTATCTTTTTTGTCAGCTCAATTGCCGGAAAAATTGCGACACCTGCGTCAAGTGTTTATTCAGCAACAAAATCAGCCATTTTAAGCTATTCGGATGCGCTCCGACTAGAATTAAAATCAAAAGGGATTAGGGTGACAACCATTAATCCAGGTCCGGTACGTACGGAGTTTTTCAATCATGATGAACGTTCAAAAACTTATTATGAGCGCATCAAAGACATAAGCTTATCTGCCGAAGATTTAGCTAATCTGATAATCCGTGTGATGAACAACCAGCCATCACGCCGTGAAATCAACACCCCAAACATAATGGCACTAGCCGCAAACCTATACCACCTATTCCCCAAAATAGGCGATCACCTAACACTAAACACATTTAATTATAAAACATAGTGTGAGCGTGGGCGTTCTGACTTGAACCACTGGAGCAAAGGTCGTAGAAGCGCAGAGGCGCTTCAAGAGCTTTGCGAAGTGGACGTCAAGTCAGCCCAAGCGAACCGGAATAAAACATAGTGCGACAATGAGCGCTCTGAAATGAACCACTGGAGCAAAATGCGCGGGAGTGCGCTTGAGCGCTCCAAGCGTTTTGTGAAGTGGAGTCATTTCAGCTCATTGGAGCCAGAATAAAACATAGTGCGAGCGCGGGCGTTCTGACTTGAACCACTGGAAAACATGGTGAGAGAGAGGACGTTCTGCCTCGAACCACTGGAGCAGTGGTCGCCCAAGCGCTAAGGCGCTTCAAGAGCAATGCGAAGTGGACGTCAAGTCAGCCCAAGCGAACAACCATTAACTGATACTTGTTAAACCCAGTATTGCGTGATAAAGTAGAAGAAAAGTGAAAGAGAGGGATATGCATATGAAAGGACAATGGAAATTAATTGTTTCACTAATTATTTTAATTGTAGTTGTTGCGTTTGCACTACAAAACACCGGTGTTACGCCAGTAAATTTCTTTTTTGCTGAATACAGAATTCCACTGGTATTAGTGATTTTATTCAGTTTATTAATAGGAGTAATTGTTGGTTTAATTGCATCATTTTCAACGATTTCATCACATTCGCGTGAGAAAAAAGTGGTTCAAAAAGAATTATCTGCATTAAAAGAAAGCCACTTACGTGAATTAGCTGATAAAGACAGTGAGATTACTCATTTACGTACTCAAGTGCGTGAATTGAAACAAGTGAAGAAAAATACAGTTAATGTTAGTCAAGAAGAAGTGGCAGAATTAACACCGAATATGGATGTTGAAGCAAGTAATCAATCAGAAGTAGTAGAATAACGGAGTGGATGACATGCGACGTTCTCAATATTTATGGAAATATCCGCAATTGAATGATGAAATAGCGGAACAAGTCAATCAACTACAAGCAGCGGGTCTGAAATATTCACCCGCTTTTCTGCGTTTATGTTTAGCCAGAGGATTGAATACACCACAAGCGATTCAAGAGGCGACAAATCAAGAACCGCAACGCTATCATGACCCCTTTTTGTTGTATGATATGCAACGAGCCGTTAATCGTTTGCATCAAGCAATTGAAGCGGGCGAACACATTCTCATCTACGGCGACTACGATGCCGATGGTATTACCAGTACCTTAATTCTTGTGGAAGCATTAGAAAGTTTGGGCGCCAATTATTCCTATTATTTGCCGAATCGTTTGATAGATGGCTACGGACCAAATCGCCAGCGTTATCAACAAAAAATTGAAGAAGAGGGCGTTCAATTGATATTAACGTGTGATAATGGTGTAGCTGGCTTTGAAGCCATCGCCTATGCGCAAGCGAAAAATGTAGATGTTATTGTGTCCGACCACCATGAGTTGCAGTCAACGTTACCGGATGCGTATGCGATTATTCATCCGAAACATCCTAAAGGTGACTATCCGTTTAAAGAATTATGTGGCGCGGGCGTTGCTTTAAAATTAGCCCATGCCTTAACTGGTGAACTCCCTCCCGAAGCGCTGGAATTAGCCGCTATCGGTACCATTGCAGACTTAGTGTCACTCTCTGATGAAAACCGTACCCTTGTACTAAGTGGCTTAGGGATGATGAAAGAGACTGTGCGTATCGGGTTGGAATTATTATTAACACAAGAAAAAGTCAATCTTAATGACATCAATACCGAAACCATTGGATTTATTGTGGGACCTCGATTAAATGCTATTGGACGACTAGGGGACCCGACACCTGCACTGGAATTACTCCGTGCAGTAGATGAAGCAGAAGCGCAATCGTTACTACAATTAATCAATGATAAAAATAAGGAGCGCCAAGCAATTGTGGCGATGATTATGCAGCAAGTCGTACAACGGATTGACGAAAAAGGTACGATTCCGGATATCATTATTGAAGCCGACCCAGACTGGCCAGCAGGTGTATTGGGTATTGTTTCCAGTCGTTTAGTAGAAAAATATCATCGCCCAACTATTTTATTCCAATATATGACAGAAACTCAGCAATATCGGGGAAGTGGCCGTAGTATTAAAGGGCTTAACTTATTTAACTGGCTGAGCAGTCAATCGGCTAAGATTGCGCAATTTGGTGGACACGACCAAGCGGCAGGTTTAACTATTGCTTTTGACCAATGGCAAGCGTTTAATGAAGCCATGCTGTCGTCAGCAACTGAATATCGAGTTATTTTTGAACAAAAGCCAGAGCTATTGATTGATGTAACTATTCAACCAGATGAATGTACTGTAGAATTTATCAATGAATGTGCCCAATTGGGTCCATTTGGTATGGATAATCCCAAACCAGTAATTGCGTTTGACCCAGTGCAGTTAAAACAAAAACGCATGATTGGTAATGACCAGCAACACGTTAAGTTTGTTGTAGCTGACACTAATACGAATGCAGTAGTAGAAGGGATTGGCTTTAATAAGGCAAGTCTATTTGACACGATTAATATAGACCAAGATTGTGCCATAGCTGGTGAATTATCGCTTAATCAATGGAATGGTAAAGTCACGCCTCAAGTACAGTTAACAGATTTAGCTGTTTTTGGCACTCAGTGGCGTGATTTTCGTGCCACAAAAATTAATCCAGCCATATTAACAGCGAAAAAGGCACTCTATGTGTATCAAAGCAATCGTTTAGCTGATTGGTTGCAGCAACACATTGATTCATCCAATGAGATTTGTGCTTATGATTCACTGGACAAAATAGATTTAGCAACATTTGAACATCTTGTATTGTTCCAACCGCCAGCCAATATAGAGAATTTTAATCAGTTGATGCAGCATTCATGGGCGCAAATTGATTTAGGTGTCTATTTAGAAGAATCCAAATGGTTAGCAGGGTTACCGACTCGACCTGATTTTGCGGTGATTTACCGTTGGATACAACAACAACAACAGGAACCTTTTAATGTCCGGAATACTCTGTCACAATTATGTAAAGAATTTAACCTACCAATTCCAAAATTAAAATGCATTTTTTACGTGTTTTTTGAAGCAAAATTTGTTACAATAGTAAATGGTTTTGCGACTGTACAAATTATTGAGACAAATTCAAAGCGTGATTTGTTTCAAACGCAAGCTTATCAACTTTATGAGAAAGCTTACCGTGCAGAAGCATTACTCAACTATCAAACAATCGAACAGATTAAACTATATATAGATGAATTGAGGAATTAGAATGGAATTAAAAAAATATATTGCCCGTGTCGATAACTACCCTTCAGAAGGTATCATTTTCCGTGATATTACACCATTGATGGCAGATGGAAAAGCTTTTTCACATGCGACGCAACAAATTGTCAATTATGCGAAAGAATTAGAAGTTGATGTTGTCGTAGGACCTGAAGCACGTGGTTTCATTGTGGGATGCCCGGTGGCATACGCATTGGAAATTGGCTTTGTACCTGTACGTAAAAAAGGTAAATTACCACGTAAAGTTGTTGAAGTTGATTACTCATTGGAATACGGCAGCAATACATTAACGATTCACGAAGATGCGATTAAACCAGGACAGCGTGTCTTAATTACTGATGATTTGTTAGCTACTGGTGGGACTATTAAAGCGACCATCGATTTAGTTGAAAAATTAGGTGGTGTAGTAGCAGGTTGTGCCTTCTTAATCGAATTAGATGAATTAAAAGGTAAAGATTTATTAGCAGGCTACGATTATATCGCGTTGATGAACTATTAATTTTAGTATTGATAATCGGAAAGTATCAAAATCACTGACGTTTTCGGTAACTGTATTTCTACTGGACGCTGATTCTGATACTTTCTTTTTATCAAAAGGAGAGAGAGATGAATATTTTAGTGACGATTGACGCCAACTATATTCCGCCACTAGAGGTAATGTTATATAGTTTAGCGCGTCATCATCAAGGTGATGCGATTTCTGTATATTTATTGCATGAAGCCATTGAAGCGCCATTGCTTGAGCAATTAGCGAATAAATTAGCTATTATACAGATTGATTTATACCCCATTCAAGTGGATGCAGCAGTGTTTGATTCGTTTCCGACGACTGAGCGCTATCCATTTGCGATGTATTACCGTATTTTTGCGGCACATTTTTTACCACCAACAGTAGATAAAATCCTTTATTTAGATCCGGATATGGTGATTATTAACTCATTGGATGAATTATATCAAATGGATTTAGGTCAAAACTTCTTTGCGGCTTCCACACATGTGGATAAAGGCTTGGAAAAAGTTAATCAATTACGTTTGAATTACTCGGAAGGTATCTATGTTAATTCAGGTATTTTATTGATGAATCTGTCAGCACTGCGTTTAGAGCAAGACTTAAATCAGGTGAGTGAGTATATCGATAAATTTAAAAACTTATTATTATTACCCGATCAAGATGTCATTTCAGCACTATATTCGGGTAGAATTATTAAGTTTTCAGCTGTAAAATATAATATGACCGAACGAATGTGGATGGTACAAAAACTGTTGAAAGGAGCGGATAGTCTGGCGTGGATTCATGCCAATTGTCATGTAATTCATTATATTGGACGTAATAAACCGTGGAAGAACGATTATCGTGGAGAGTTAAATCGTTATTATTTTGAAGCACAAGGCTTTCAAGCAGGTTATATTGCTGCAGGGAGAGAGAATGAATGAAGAGAGTAATAAAAAGAATATTATTAAGCATGCTACTATGGCTAGGCTGCGCACTGAATGTACAAGCGGCAACAGAGACGTTTGATTTTGATGCAGAATTGGTGCCCTTGAGCTATCAGTTGAATGCACAAGACCCAAGTAGCTTAGCGGATTTTTATCAAAAAACACTAGGAATGACATTATTAGAATCAGACGAAGCGACGTCATATTATCGACTAGGAACCAGTGATAAGCGGACATTACTTGAAATTTTTCCGGCAACATTGCCGAAAGGAAAAACAACTGGATTGTACCATGTTGCATTTGTTTTTGAGACTCGAAAACAATTTGGTGGTGCATTACGACATTTATTAAAAATTGGTGCCCGCTTAGATGGCTTTTCAGACCATGGAACACATGAAGCAATCTATTTACCGGATTCGGAAGGTAATGGCGTTGAGATATATAAAGATAAGCCACAAGAAGAATGGCTTAAAGAGGATGGCAGTGTGGCGTTTGCTTCAAAATTTTTTCCAATGGTAGAGATATTTGAACAAGGCACTAAAACGTATGACGGCTTTAATGAATCGGTTAAACTAGGCCATGTACATCTTGTGGTGGGTAGTATTAGTGAGACTAATAATTTTTACCAGGATATTTTAGGCTTAACTATTACGAATAATAGAGATTCTGAAGCAACATTTTTAGCTTCAGGGACCTATCATCATCATATTGCAGGCAATACATGGTCAGGTGAGGGCTTACCTAAACTTGTTGACGGTCAACAAGGACTACGTATGATTCGTTGGGGCGTTAAAAAGCAAGCGACGTTTAATCATTTAGTACAAACATTAGATGAACACGCATACCCATACTGGATTGAAGATGAAAGAATTATGGTCTATGATAATTCAGGATTATTACTATCCATTGAAGTTGTAAAAATATAGTATAAGCATGGATTTTGAAGTGATGTAACACTGATAGCTTAGCAGGAAAACATTGTGCGAGTACGGATATTTTGCTTTAAATCACTAAAACTTATGCTGTGAGTGAGGTTGTGGTGACTTAAAAACCTTTGTGCTTGTAATCGATAAAGAGATTTTCAAAACTGGACATCAAGTCAAGCTGAATGAACAGAAAGATAGAATTTGTTGAGCGCAAGATGTTTTAAGAACATTATGAAGTGGGCGTCAAGAAAACGCAAGCGTCCTGAATTTGGAGGTGTATTAGTTGCGTGTAATCATTCAAAAAGTAACTAGTAGTCAGGTGACAGTTGATAACGAAGTCGTTGGTAAGAGTGGTGTCGGGTTATTGCTGTTAGTAGGTGTGACACACGATGACCAGGCAGAAGACATTGACTACTGTGTGCGAAAAATAATTAATATGCGTATTTTTGAAGATGAAAATCAGAAAATGAATTTATCACTAAAAGATGTCAATGGTTCAATCTTATCGATTAGCCAGTTTACTTTATATGCCGATACTAAAAAGGGAAATCGACCAAGTTTTGTTCATGCCGCTAAGCCTGAACAGGCAAATGCATTGTATGAACAATTTAATGAGCAGCTACGTCAAGCTGATGTAGTTGTTGAGACTGGTGTCTTTGGTGCGATGATGGAAGTGTCACTCGTCAATGATGGTCCAGTAACGATAATTTTAGATTCAAAAAATAAATAAACAAATCGACCGGTGAAAAGGTGAGTGTGTTCTGCTCGAAGGAGTGGAGTGGTGGCTGACTTTTTTGCTGGTCTTTTTTGGGGCACGATTCCCTTAATTTGTGATTCCTATTCAACACTTTTTGTGCCAAAAATATTTTGATTGAGGTTGTATTTTAATTTGATATAAAGTACAGCAGCTACAATTATTTTTGAAAGTAGAATGCCGAGTAGTTATCTAGAAAGGATGATGAACACCAAAGGTCTTTACCACTTAAAGTCTTAGCAATTGCATTGTCATTATTTCGAAATACTGGTTAAATAATAAAAACATTTTAGATGCAAATTTGACCTTGAATCACCAATTAAAAAAGGACTATAATAGATAAGCTAGATTGATAAGTTTTTCTAGTCATGAAGGATAAATGCTGATTATTTCTTAGGAACAGACGTAAAAGAAAAAAGTTAGAGTGATATTGGTTTAAATGCTAGAGAATCAACTATCAAACAGGATTTGTATTTAAAACACAGTTAATTTTAGGAGGCAATAATGAATTATAAACAAAAGGATCGGTTCTCAATCCGAAAATTTAAAGTAGGCGTTGGATCAGTTTTCTTGGGCTCATTTTTATTGATGGCACCTCAAGTACTGGCAGAAGAAACAGCCAATGTCAATCCAGAAGCTGAAAATGTCGCAGCTTATCTTGCAAAAGGTGATGCTGACGAAGACGTTCAACCGGAGATGCAAACGTCTAACAGTACAACAGAAGAAAATGCAACAAAAGAAGTTAAACAAGCCGAAGCAGAAGAAAAGGCACCACTTAATGAAGTTGAAAATTCAGAAAACAATACAACAGATACTGAAAATCCGGTGATTGCAAAGACGAACGAAATAAAAGAGGAAACCACGGGTACAGCGGCTGATGAACCAGTAAAAGCAACTGATGAAACCGGTCGCAGTTCGAGTGAGTCAGGAGTGGCTACGCCAAAATATGACTTAGGTAAAGCTGAGTATAATCCTAAAGCAAAATTAAAAGTGACCAAAGCGAATATGGATAATCACTTTGTCACGGGTGGGACGGCGAAATACGGAGAACAAAAACGAGTAACATTGACTGAAGATACCCATAGTCAAGCTGGCAGTTTAACCCTTAAACATAAAATTGATATGAACGAAAGTTTTACCTTGAAAGGTAAAGTAAATTTAGGTAATAAATATGAAGGAAAACCAGATGGCGAAAAGGTTGGTGGCGATGGGGTAGCAGCTGTATTTACTACGGCTGAACCAGGAAACGTGGGGCAACCAGGTGCAGGTATCGGTTTGAGTGGCATACCAAATTCGTTTGGATTTAAGTTGGATACATTTCATAATACGAAAAAACCTAATAAAAAGCAAAAGGCGTCGGCTGACCCTAAATTTGATGGATATCAAAATGGCGCTTTTGGGGCATTTTATAGTACAGATGCGAAAGGAAAAGCAAATACAGAAAAATCGGAAGCGAAGCGATTAGATAAGCAACCAGAAAACAATCAATTTCAAGATTATACTGTCAGTTATAATGGTGTAACTAAAGAGATGACGGTTGAGTATGGGGGTCAAAAATTTACGAAAAAAATAACTGATTACCTTGCCGCAAGTAGAAAAACTACAATGCAAGATGCAGGAAAAGAATTATTAAGTTTTGCATTGTTTGCTTCTACTGGTAAAGGGACTAATTTACAACAATTTGATTTAGAAAGTTTTGAATATACAACAGGTGGTAGTCTCATTAAGTTGCTTCAAGTAGATGATGAGACTGGTAAAGTTATTGCAGAAAAATTGTTTGAAAAAACAAATGAAGGCAGGTTAGATTTAGCTAAAAACCGTGACTTGGCAGACTATGAATTTAAGAGAAGCAATGTAACAACTGCAGAAGGTTTCAAACAGAAAGAAGAAGTAGAGTTTAAGCCAGGCATTCAAACGATTACGTATAGTTACAAAAAAGTTGAAAAATCTGAATTGAAGAAATTAATCGATGAAAATCCTGAATTAAAGAAAAAACCTACTTACACACTCGCTGAACAAGATGTGCAAAAAACTTATGATGAGTCGATTGAACATGGTGACGGAACTCTAAAAGATACATCAGTAACTCAAGCAACTGTCGACGAATCAGTTAAAAAAATTAATGATGCCATCACCAAACTAAAATCTTCATCAGCACAAGCGGCGGTAACTGCTGCAGAAAAAGCGGGTGCCGATGCTATCGCTAAGAAGAAAGTAGTAGAAACTGACGGAAAAATAACTGAAGATGAGAATAAAGCAATTAACGACCTGAACGGGACTATATCAGCTAAGAAAGCTGTTGCTACATCATTAGTAAATGATTTACAAGAGGGTGAAGAAAAAACTACCTTAATGAATCGTCTTAGTAATGTAAATACAGTAACGGTCATCAGTAAAATTGACACTGATGCAATAGCTATCGCTGAAGCATCCGTTCAAGCCGCTGAAGCGGCAGGGAAAGCTGGACTAGAGAAGAAAAAAGAAGCTGAAGCGGACGAAGTGATTGATGAAAAAGATAAAGCTGAAATTGATAAATTAAATGAAGCGACAACCCAGTCCAAACGAGCGGCAAAAGAATTAGTTGATAAGGTGACGGACAAAGAGAAAAAAGCAGATTTTAATAGACGTCTTGATGCAGTGCAAACGGCTGATTCTACCCTCAATGATTTAAATAAAAACGGCATTCCCGACAAAGAAGACGAAGCCTTTGCTGAAAAAGCAGTTAAAATTGCTGAAGATGCACAAAAGGAAGTTGATACCAAAAAAGATGAGGTTGAACAAGATAAGTTAGTTTCGTCATCTGAGAAAAAAGTAATTGATGGTCTGAATGAAGATTTAGAAGCTAAAAAAGGCACTGCGACTGCAGTTGTTGCTACACTGCCAAATGGTGAAAAGAAAAATGAACTCAAT
The genomic region above belongs to Aerococcaceae bacterium zg-1292 and contains:
- the rnz gene encoding ribonuclease Z, coding for MKLLFLGTGAGVPAKSRNVSSLALKLLDELNETWLFDCGEATQHKILETTLKPRKISNIFITHLHGDHIFGLPGFLSSRSFQGGDGDPLTIYGPTGIRQFIQSALRFSKSRLSYRIKFIELEDNGGVLDLSNGWKVKYLPLNHGVQCFGYRIIEPDAQGELLIDLLEPYNIPNGPIFGQLKRGETVTLSDGTVLDGKQFIGPDRKGRIVTILGDTRPCDNLNILAKNADVLVHEATYEGNEAQLAAAHYHSTNVQAATVAKNAHAKQLYLNHISARYLGKEAKQLEFEAKKVFDNTHLVYDLQEYDVPVKI
- a CDS encoding SDR family oxidoreductase yields the protein MKGKHILITGASSGIGEAVAKKAAAQGANLTLVARNTKKLTRLAKDLAAQYDTTTLVVKCDMSDPKQIERMVKKSVHRFKNIDVLMNCAGYGTFKEAIEFTYDEIVEMFKVNTFGMMHLANLAVLHMKRGSRIFFVSSIAGKIATPASSVYSATKSAILSYSDALRLELKSKGIRVTTINPGPVRTEFFNHDERSKTYYERIKDISLSAEDLANLIIRVMNNQPSRREINTPNIMALAANLYHLFPKIGDHLTLNTFNYKT
- a CDS encoding DUF1049 domain-containing protein; translation: MKGQWKLIVSLIILIVVVAFALQNTGVTPVNFFFAEYRIPLVLVILFSLLIGVIVGLIASFSTISSHSREKKVVQKELSALKESHLRELADKDSEITHLRTQVRELKQVKKNTVNVSQEEVAELTPNMDVEASNQSEVVE
- the recJ gene encoding single-stranded-DNA-specific exonuclease RecJ — encoded protein: MRRSQYLWKYPQLNDEIAEQVNQLQAAGLKYSPAFLRLCLARGLNTPQAIQEATNQEPQRYHDPFLLYDMQRAVNRLHQAIEAGEHILIYGDYDADGITSTLILVEALESLGANYSYYLPNRLIDGYGPNRQRYQQKIEEEGVQLILTCDNGVAGFEAIAYAQAKNVDVIVSDHHELQSTLPDAYAIIHPKHPKGDYPFKELCGAGVALKLAHALTGELPPEALELAAIGTIADLVSLSDENRTLVLSGLGMMKETVRIGLELLLTQEKVNLNDINTETIGFIVGPRLNAIGRLGDPTPALELLRAVDEAEAQSLLQLINDKNKERQAIVAMIMQQVVQRIDEKGTIPDIIIEADPDWPAGVLGIVSSRLVEKYHRPTILFQYMTETQQYRGSGRSIKGLNLFNWLSSQSAKIAQFGGHDQAAGLTIAFDQWQAFNEAMLSSATEYRVIFEQKPELLIDVTIQPDECTVEFINECAQLGPFGMDNPKPVIAFDPVQLKQKRMIGNDQQHVKFVVADTNTNAVVEGIGFNKASLFDTINIDQDCAIAGELSLNQWNGKVTPQVQLTDLAVFGTQWRDFRATKINPAILTAKKALYVYQSNRLADWLQQHIDSSNEICAYDSLDKIDLATFEHLVLFQPPANIENFNQLMQHSWAQIDLGVYLEESKWLAGLPTRPDFAVIYRWIQQQQQEPFNVRNTLSQLCKEFNLPIPKLKCIFYVFFEAKFVTIVNGFATVQIIETNSKRDLFQTQAYQLYEKAYRAEALLNYQTIEQIKLYIDELRN
- a CDS encoding adenine phosphoribosyltransferase; protein product: MELKKYIARVDNYPSEGIIFRDITPLMADGKAFSHATQQIVNYAKELEVDVVVGPEARGFIVGCPVAYALEIGFVPVRKKGKLPRKVVEVDYSLEYGSNTLTIHEDAIKPGQRVLITDDLLATGGTIKATIDLVEKLGGVVAGCAFLIELDELKGKDLLAGYDYIALMNY
- a CDS encoding glycosyltransferase family 8 protein, whose product is MNILVTIDANYIPPLEVMLYSLARHHQGDAISVYLLHEAIEAPLLEQLANKLAIIQIDLYPIQVDAAVFDSFPTTERYPFAMYYRIFAAHFLPPTVDKILYLDPDMVIINSLDELYQMDLGQNFFAASTHVDKGLEKVNQLRLNYSEGIYVNSGILLMNLSALRLEQDLNQVSEYIDKFKNLLLLPDQDVISALYSGRIIKFSAVKYNMTERMWMVQKLLKGADSLAWIHANCHVIHYIGRNKPWKNDYRGELNRYYFEAQGFQAGYIAAGRENE
- a CDS encoding VOC family protein, producing MKRVIKRILLSMLLWLGCALNVQAATETFDFDAELVPLSYQLNAQDPSSLADFYQKTLGMTLLESDEATSYYRLGTSDKRTLLEIFPATLPKGKTTGLYHVAFVFETRKQFGGALRHLLKIGARLDGFSDHGTHEAIYLPDSEGNGVEIYKDKPQEEWLKEDGSVAFASKFFPMVEIFEQGTKTYDGFNESVKLGHVHLVVGSISETNNFYQDILGLTITNNRDSEATFLASGTYHHHIAGNTWSGEGLPKLVDGQQGLRMIRWGVKKQATFNHLVQTLDEHAYPYWIEDERIMVYDNSGLLLSIEVVKI
- a CDS encoding D-tyrosyl-tRNA(Tyr) deacylase, encoding MRVIIQKVTSSQVTVDNEVVGKSGVGLLLLVGVTHDDQAEDIDYCVRKIINMRIFEDENQKMNLSLKDVNGSILSISQFTLYADTKKGNRPSFVHAAKPEQANALYEQFNEQLRQADVVVETGVFGAMMEVSLVNDGPVTIILDSKNK